In Stenotrophomonas sp. 169, one DNA window encodes the following:
- the rnpA gene encoding ribonuclease P protein component: MPLPAADAILPIVSNADPRKRFPRSARVRTRAEYSTVFNGARRVSEPLMTLHWLPGDRPARMGLAVSRKVDPHAVGRNRIKRVLRDAMRHCRADLQPGDVVVVARSAARAASNDEIRQAFLRLLRRLGALPAPVLDGTMPPPDGVASPSSNEPAPRPGNAEPVR; encoded by the coding sequence ATGCCGCTTCCCGCGGCAGACGCAATCCTTCCGATAGTGAGTAATGCCGACCCGCGCAAGCGATTCCCTCGCTCTGCGCGTGTTCGCACGCGTGCCGAATATTCTACGGTCTTCAACGGCGCCCGCCGGGTGTCCGAACCGCTGATGACCCTTCACTGGCTGCCGGGAGACCGGCCGGCCAGAATGGGTCTGGCCGTTTCACGCAAGGTGGATCCGCACGCCGTAGGGCGTAACCGGATCAAGCGCGTCCTGCGCGACGCCATGCGTCATTGCCGTGCCGACCTGCAGCCAGGCGATGTTGTCGTCGTGGCCCGCAGTGCGGCGCGCGCAGCCAGCAACGACGAGATCCGTCAGGCCTTCCTGCGCCTGTTGCGTCGCCTTGGTGCATTGCCCGCTCCGGTCCTGGACGGCACAATGCCGCCTCCCGACGGCGTCGCATCGCCTTCTTCGAATGAGCCGGCACCACGTCCCGGCAACGCAGAGCCTGTCCGCTGA
- the yidC gene encoding membrane protein insertase YidC produces MNQTRIFLIFAWLMVAVLLWMEWGREKAAPPVTAATTSAPATQQAVPGTTPGGVPGAQVPGANGAPAAATAQATAAPASQRITITTDVLRLVLDGGRVLDAELLQFPQTKDDNSPPVRLLTEDAVHPYSAVSGWASEDKSVPVPGAEGFKLVGEQRDFVLADGQNELQVPFVWNGPNGVVIDRTLTLSRNHYAVQVKDVVRNNGAAPWSGYVYRTLDRSPTILSRSMTNPDSFSFNGATWYDNDKKYQRRAFKDYLDDGALNQNITGGWLAMLQHHFFTAWIPQKDQVAHYVLSQHDGRDQIEARGPAFNVAPGQQVSSEARLWVGPKLVSQIAKEDVPGLDRVVDYSRFSLMAVIGQGLFWVLNQVHKLVNNWGWAIVGLVVLLKMVLYPLSAVQYKSGAKMRRFQPRIAQLKERYGDDRQKFQTAMMELYKKEKINPMGGCLPILIQMPIFFALYWVLVESVELRQAPWLGWIQDLTARDPYFILPVINVAVMWATQKLTPAPGMDPMQQKMMQMMPIVFGVMMAFMPSGLVLYWVVNGGLGLLQQWWMTKRHGGDPVPAVATKK; encoded by the coding sequence ATGAACCAGACCCGTATTTTCCTGATTTTTGCCTGGCTGATGGTAGCCGTGCTGCTGTGGATGGAGTGGGGCCGTGAAAAGGCTGCCCCGCCGGTCACCGCCGCCACGACGTCGGCCCCGGCAACCCAGCAGGCTGTGCCGGGCACCACCCCGGGCGGCGTGCCCGGCGCGCAGGTCCCCGGCGCCAATGGTGCCCCGGCTGCCGCCACGGCACAGGCCACGGCCGCGCCGGCCAGCCAGCGCATCACCATCACCACCGACGTCCTGCGCCTGGTGCTGGATGGTGGCCGCGTACTGGATGCCGAGCTGCTGCAGTTCCCGCAGACCAAGGACGACAACAGCCCGCCGGTGCGGCTGCTGACCGAAGATGCCGTTCACCCGTACAGCGCCGTGAGTGGCTGGGCCAGCGAAGACAAGAGCGTGCCGGTGCCGGGCGCAGAAGGCTTCAAGCTGGTGGGCGAGCAGCGCGACTTCGTGCTGGCCGACGGCCAGAACGAGCTGCAGGTCCCGTTTGTCTGGAATGGCCCGAATGGCGTGGTCATCGACCGCACCCTGACCCTGTCGCGGAACCATTACGCGGTGCAGGTGAAGGACGTGGTCCGCAACAACGGCGCGGCGCCGTGGAGCGGCTATGTCTACCGGACGCTGGACCGCAGCCCGACCATCCTGTCGCGCAGCATGACCAACCCGGACTCCTTCAGCTTCAACGGTGCCACCTGGTACGACAACGACAAGAAGTACCAGCGTCGTGCGTTCAAGGATTACCTGGACGATGGCGCGCTGAACCAGAACATCACCGGCGGCTGGCTGGCGATGCTGCAGCACCACTTCTTCACCGCGTGGATCCCGCAGAAGGATCAGGTCGCCCACTACGTGCTGTCCCAGCATGACGGTCGTGACCAGATCGAAGCCCGCGGCCCGGCATTCAACGTCGCGCCTGGCCAGCAGGTCAGCAGCGAAGCACGTCTGTGGGTCGGCCCGAAGCTGGTCAGCCAGATCGCCAAGGAAGACGTGCCCGGCCTGGACCGTGTCGTCGATTACAGCCGCTTCTCGCTGATGGCCGTGATCGGCCAGGGTCTGTTCTGGGTGTTGAACCAGGTGCACAAGCTGGTCAACAACTGGGGCTGGGCGATTGTCGGCCTGGTGGTGCTGCTGAAGATGGTGCTGTATCCGTTGTCGGCCGTGCAGTACAAGAGCGGTGCGAAAATGCGTCGCTTCCAGCCGCGCATCGCGCAGTTGAAGGAACGCTACGGCGATGACCGCCAGAAGTTCCAGACCGCGATGATGGAGCTGTACAAGAAGGAAAAGATCAATCCGATGGGCGGCTGCCTGCCGATCCTCATCCAGATGCCGATCTTCTTCGCGCTGTACTGGGTGCTGGTCGAATCGGTGGAACTGCGCCAGGCCCCTTGGCTGGGCTGGATCCAGGACCTGACCGCGCGTGACCCTTACTTCATCCTGCCGGTGATCAACGTGGCGGTGATGTGGGCGACGCAGAAGCTGACGCCGGCACCGGGCATGGACCCGATGCAGCAGAAGATGATGCAGATGATGCCGATCGTGTTCGGCGTCATGATGGCCTTCATGCCGTCCGGCCTGGTGCTGTACTGGGTGGTCAACGGTGGCCTGGGCCTGCTGCAGCAGTGGTGGATGACCAAGCGCCATGGCGGCGACCCGGTCCCCGCCGTCGCGACCAAGAAGTAA